In Holophagales bacterium, one DNA window encodes the following:
- a CDS encoding sensor domain-containing diguanylate cyclase has product MTLMVDVQILDGDALEQFLERRRASPQAEMSLAGNLVEVLRKANEFVPSDAGSILLDNPREKVPERNLNFLTFIAAFGEKADLLVGQRIPAAKGVAGHVYLSGKPYHTSDLGRDAFFYGAVDKATEYRSQSLVAIPIRIGNDVCGVLELVNRRGSDGFSEQDRNLLDIFAGYISIAIQNVLDGRLAQEIARRDNLTGLYNDRFLHLALERAILESRESGRDLALVFLDLDYFKRVNDQHGHLAGSQVLREVGHLLRRVVCDPEAQLARYGGDEFVLALPGLELQDAVAVAEEVRSEIVATTFCDAAGEIQHEPLHLSGLTASIGVATLLRHCADEHDLAMAKSTLLRLSDAAMYVAKETGRNRTAVAGEPVRRRLHSEASAR; this is encoded by the coding sequence GTGACCCTCATGGTGGACGTGCAGATCCTCGACGGCGACGCTCTCGAGCAGTTCCTCGAGCGACGCCGCGCGTCGCCCCAGGCGGAGATGAGCCTGGCGGGCAACCTGGTCGAGGTGCTGCGCAAGGCCAACGAGTTCGTCCCCTCCGACGCGGGGTCGATCCTGCTCGACAACCCGCGCGAGAAGGTCCCCGAGCGGAATCTCAACTTCCTCACCTTCATCGCCGCCTTCGGCGAGAAGGCGGATCTGCTGGTCGGTCAGCGCATTCCCGCCGCCAAGGGGGTCGCAGGGCACGTCTACCTCTCCGGCAAGCCGTACCACACGAGCGACCTCGGTCGCGACGCGTTCTTCTACGGCGCGGTCGACAAGGCGACGGAGTACCGCTCGCAGTCGCTCGTGGCGATCCCGATCCGCATCGGTAACGACGTCTGCGGCGTGCTCGAGCTGGTCAACCGGCGAGGCAGCGACGGCTTCAGCGAGCAGGACCGCAATCTGCTCGACATCTTCGCCGGCTACATCTCGATCGCCATCCAGAACGTCCTCGACGGTCGCCTGGCGCAGGAGATCGCGCGGCGCGACAACCTCACCGGCCTCTACAACGACCGCTTCCTCCACCTCGCGCTCGAGCGCGCCATCCTCGAGTCGCGCGAGAGCGGCCGCGACCTCGCGCTTGTCTTCCTCGATCTCGACTACTTCAAACGCGTCAACGACCAGCACGGCCACCTGGCCGGCAGCCAGGTGCTGCGCGAAGTCGGCCACCTGCTGCGGCGCGTCGTCTGCGACCCGGAGGCCCAGCTCGCCCGCTACGGCGGCGACGAGTTCGTGCTCGCGCTACCCGGTCTCGAGCTCCAGGACGCCGTGGCCGTCGCCGAAGAGGTGCGCAGCGAGATCGTCGCCACGACCTTCTGCGACGCGGCGGGCGAGATCCAGCACGAGCCGTTGCATCTCTCCGGCCTGACCGCCTCGATCGGCGTCGCCACGCTGCTGCGTCACTGCGCCGACGAGCACGACCTGGCCATGGCCAAGAGCACGCTGCTGCGACTCTCCGACGCGGCCATGTACGTGGCCAAAGAGACCGGCAGGAATCGCACCGCCGTTGCCGGCGAGCCGGTGCGCCGGCGCCTTCATTCCGAAGCCTCCGCGCGTTGA
- a CDS encoding protein BatD, whose translation MSGRVDSPRFVALLALTLVAAALAAPAWGADEPRITARLEPEVIGLDEAAVLTIEVGASGFASLAPRPTFDLENFEIAAGPSRAENFRFVNGETARSVSFQWQLRPLAVGAAKVRNLVVALGDAQHKLADLDARVETAAPPGRAARAPSAPADPFAQLFPELFSQRQAPRAAARAPKVRLAVALDPPDPYVGQQAVFTLYLLTQADVHRVSPRDLPEFRGFWVREIQLPDRPRPEWVEVDGERYGRVPLLRRALFPLSAGKFEIPPVTVDSIVEVTELTPWGTPLGRPAEVRRATERMTINVRPLPSAPEGFAGAVGTLAVQARIEPASVTAGEAATLTLSVSGPGNLRSLPDPEPATPSGIRRFPPQSRSSEELAGDRLKSARTWSYVLVPERSGSFALPPFSLTYFDPKAGQFKTAASQPLSLEARARPGESDVAAARPEARDEPTPSAPEGPVSPAASTLPTWLLAAVWAGGGALTALGGVGAVMGWRRSRSPRAQSRRRLLARLDEARRENRPRQAAGAIEDAWRDYLSERWHLPADSPIGQWGELLSTQGVGRETADRLVAFLGDLHLLRFAPELSATESLAADLAERSRQLARELH comes from the coding sequence GTGAGCGGTCGCGTCGATTCGCCTCGCTTCGTCGCCCTGCTGGCGCTCACCCTCGTCGCCGCGGCGCTCGCGGCGCCGGCGTGGGGCGCCGACGAGCCGAGGATCACCGCGCGGCTCGAGCCCGAAGTGATCGGTCTCGACGAAGCCGCGGTGCTGACGATCGAGGTCGGGGCGAGCGGCTTCGCCTCGCTCGCTCCCCGGCCGACCTTCGACCTCGAGAACTTCGAGATCGCCGCCGGTCCCTCGCGCGCCGAGAACTTCCGTTTCGTCAACGGCGAGACGGCGCGCAGCGTCTCCTTCCAATGGCAGTTGCGCCCACTCGCCGTCGGGGCGGCGAAGGTGCGCAACCTCGTCGTCGCACTCGGCGACGCCCAGCACAAGCTCGCCGATCTCGACGCCCGCGTCGAGACCGCCGCCCCGCCGGGCCGCGCCGCGCGAGCGCCGAGCGCGCCGGCCGACCCGTTCGCCCAGCTCTTCCCCGAGCTCTTCTCCCAGCGCCAGGCGCCGCGGGCGGCCGCGCGAGCGCCGAAGGTGCGGCTCGCCGTCGCGCTCGATCCGCCGGATCCTTACGTCGGTCAGCAGGCGGTGTTCACGCTCTATCTGCTCACCCAGGCGGACGTCCACCGGGTCAGTCCGCGCGACCTCCCGGAGTTTCGCGGCTTCTGGGTGCGCGAAATCCAGCTCCCTGATCGGCCTCGTCCGGAATGGGTCGAGGTCGACGGCGAGCGGTACGGTCGCGTCCCGCTGCTGCGGCGTGCGCTCTTCCCGCTCTCCGCCGGGAAGTTCGAGATTCCGCCGGTCACGGTCGATTCCATCGTCGAGGTCACCGAGCTGACGCCCTGGGGGACTCCGCTCGGCCGACCGGCCGAAGTGCGCCGGGCCACCGAGCGGATGACGATCAACGTCCGGCCGCTCCCCAGCGCTCCGGAGGGCTTCGCCGGGGCGGTCGGCACGCTCGCGGTGCAGGCTCGGATCGAGCCCGCGTCCGTGACGGCCGGAGAAGCGGCGACGCTGACGCTCTCGGTCTCCGGACCGGGCAACCTGCGGAGCCTGCCCGACCCGGAGCCCGCCACGCCGAGCGGGATCCGCCGCTTCCCGCCGCAGAGCCGCAGCAGCGAGGAGCTCGCCGGCGACCGGCTGAAGAGCGCGCGGACCTGGTCCTACGTCCTCGTGCCGGAGCGCTCCGGCAGTTTCGCTCTGCCCCCGTTCTCGCTCACCTACTTCGACCCGAAGGCGGGGCAGTTCAAGACCGCGGCGAGCCAGCCCCTGAGCCTCGAGGCGCGCGCCCGCCCCGGCGAGTCCGACGTGGCCGCTGCGCGACCCGAGGCGAGGGACGAGCCGACGCCGTCCGCACCCGAGGGGCCGGTCTCCCCAGCAGCGTCCACTCTGCCGACCTGGCTGCTCGCCGCCGTCTGGGCGGGCGGCGGGGCGCTCACCGCCCTCGGCGGGGTCGGAGCCGTGATGGGATGGCGCCGCAGCCGCTCTCCGCGTGCGCAGTCTCGCCGCCGGCTCCTCGCCCGCCTCGACGAGGCACGTCGCGAGAATCGGCCGCGCCAGGCGGCGGGGGCGATCGAAGACGCTTGGCGCGACTATCTCTCCGAGCGGTGGCACCTGCCGGCCGACAGTCCGATCGGCCAGTGGGGAGAGCTGCTCTCGACTCAGGGCGTCGGACGGGAAACGGCCGACCGGCTCGTCGCCTTCCTTGGCGACCTCCACCTGCTGCGCTTCGCTCCCGAGCTCTCGGCCACCGAGTCGCTCGCCGCCGACCTCGCCGAGCGCTCCCGCCAGCTCGCCCGCGAGCTGCACTGA
- a CDS encoding L-lysine 6-transaminase has translation MSTTTLPSVHVAPEDVHAVLSRHILVDGYHLVLDLRRSHGSFLYDLVRGREVLDFFGSFSTCPVGYNHPKVDTPEFRERILPSALNKPANSDIYTPELAEFVETFSRTVPPSFRDHLFFIEGGAAAVENALKVAFDWKVRKNLARGKGEKGSQIIHFQQAFHGRSGYTLSLTNTADPRKTQYFPKFSWPRVINPKLRFPLTEQVIADVEAAERRAIGEIKQALVDHPDEIAALIIEPIQGEGGDNHFRREFLQALRHLADEAEFLLIFDEVQTGYATTGRWWCFEHFGVEPDVFAFAKKTQVCGIAASHRVDEVDSVFKVSSRINSTWGGNLVDMVRGQRYTEIIEEDGLVENAARVGAYLLAGLQRLEEHFPGRVTNARGRGMFLAVDLPSNEIRNRTLKALNEADVLGLASGDHAVRFRPPVSLSTAEADEALRRVEKALSVVLG, from the coding sequence ATGTCCACGACGACGCTTCCCTCGGTCCACGTCGCGCCCGAGGATGTTCATGCCGTCCTGTCGCGCCACATCCTGGTCGACGGCTACCATCTCGTTCTCGACCTGAGACGGTCGCATGGCTCCTTCCTCTACGACCTGGTGCGGGGTCGCGAAGTGCTGGACTTCTTCGGCAGCTTCTCCACCTGCCCGGTGGGTTACAACCACCCGAAGGTCGACACCCCCGAGTTCCGCGAGCGCATCCTGCCGTCGGCGCTCAACAAACCGGCCAACTCCGACATCTACACCCCGGAGCTCGCCGAGTTCGTCGAGACCTTCTCGCGCACCGTGCCGCCCAGCTTCCGCGACCACCTCTTCTTCATCGAGGGCGGCGCGGCGGCGGTGGAGAACGCCCTCAAAGTCGCCTTCGACTGGAAGGTGCGCAAGAACCTGGCGCGCGGCAAAGGGGAGAAGGGCTCGCAGATCATCCACTTCCAGCAGGCGTTCCACGGCCGCAGCGGCTACACGCTCTCGCTGACCAATACTGCCGACCCGCGCAAGACGCAGTACTTCCCGAAGTTCTCCTGGCCGCGAGTGATCAACCCGAAGCTGCGCTTCCCGCTCACCGAGCAGGTGATCGCCGACGTCGAGGCGGCGGAACGGCGGGCGATCGGCGAGATCAAGCAGGCGCTCGTCGACCATCCCGACGAGATCGCCGCGTTGATCATCGAGCCGATCCAGGGCGAGGGCGGTGACAACCACTTCCGTCGCGAGTTCCTCCAGGCGCTGCGCCATCTCGCCGACGAGGCCGAGTTCCTGCTCATCTTCGACGAGGTCCAGACCGGCTACGCCACGACCGGCCGCTGGTGGTGCTTCGAGCACTTCGGCGTCGAGCCCGACGTCTTCGCCTTCGCCAAGAAGACCCAGGTGTGCGGGATCGCTGCCAGTCACCGGGTCGACGAGGTCGACTCGGTGTTCAAGGTCTCGAGCCGCATCAACTCGACCTGGGGCGGCAACCTGGTCGACATGGTGCGCGGCCAGCGGTACACCGAGATCATCGAAGAGGACGGCCTGGTCGAGAACGCGGCGCGCGTCGGCGCCTATCTGCTGGCCGGGTTGCAGCGGCTCGAGGAGCACTTCCCCGGTCGGGTGACCAACGCTCGCGGACGCGGCATGTTCCTGGCGGTCGACCTGCCCTCGAACGAGATCCGCAACCGCACGCTCAAGGCGCTCAACGAGGCCGACGTGCTCGGCCTCGCCTCCGGCGACCACGCGGTCCGCTTCCGCCCGCCGGTCAGTCTCAGCACCGCCGAGGCGGACGAAGCCCTGCGCCGGGTCGAGAAGGCGCTCTCCGTCGTGCTCGGCTGA
- a CDS encoding transposase produces MADEALAGMQADFDELYSWTGRPSIPPERLLRALLLQALYTVRSERLLMEQVNHNLLFRRFVGMDLDEKVLTPTVSSNYRDCLLTGDVASRSLNEVVRLAREKRPKRCHPILRSAGPQRAA; encoded by the coding sequence ATGGCTGACGAGGCGTTGGCTGGGATGCAGGCGGACTTCGACGAGCTCTACTCGTGGACCGGCCGCCCTTCGATACCTCCGGAGCGTCTTCTGCGTGCCCTCCTGTTGCAAGCGCTCTACACGGTTCGCAGCGAGCGCCTCTTGATGGAGCAAGTCAACCACAACCTGCTCTTCCGCAGGTTCGTGGGCATGGACCTCGACGAGAAGGTCTTAACGCCGACCGTGTCCTCGAATTACCGCGACTGTCTGCTCACCGGCGACGTAGCGTCGCGGTCCTTGAACGAAGTGGTCCGGTTGGCCCGCGAAAAACGCCCGAAGAGGTGCCACCCGATACTCCGGTCGGCTGGCCCACAACGGGCCGCGTAG
- a CDS encoding AAA family ATPase, with the protein MTVDLASLSQRVERDALALRQVEQEIRKVIVGQDYLVDRLLVALLARGHVLIEGVPGLAKTLAVKTLARSLDLGFRRVQFTPDLLPADLLGTLIYDQRRGDFVPRQGPIFTQLLLADEINRAPAKVQSALLESMEEKQVTLGDTTYRLEEPFMVLATQNPIEQEGTYPLAEAQVDRFMLKLSLTYPTRQEEGEILDRMLVEHEIEVAPALDRTRLLALRETADAIYLDPKLRNYLLDLVAASRDPKAHGAKDLAELIGFGASPRATLYLARAAKAMAFLRGRGFVTPEDVKELALDVLRHRIVPTYEAEAENVSTDDLVRRLLDRVEVP; encoded by the coding sequence ATGACCGTCGATCTCGCCTCACTCTCCCAACGCGTCGAGCGCGACGCCCTCGCGCTCCGCCAGGTGGAGCAGGAGATCCGCAAAGTCATCGTCGGCCAGGACTACCTGGTCGACCGCCTGCTCGTCGCACTGCTCGCGCGCGGCCACGTGCTGATCGAAGGCGTGCCCGGGCTCGCCAAGACGCTCGCCGTCAAGACCCTCGCCCGCTCGCTCGATCTCGGCTTCCGCCGCGTCCAGTTCACCCCCGACCTGCTGCCGGCCGACCTGCTCGGCACGCTGATCTACGACCAGCGGCGCGGCGACTTCGTGCCGCGCCAGGGCCCGATCTTCACCCAGCTCCTGCTCGCCGACGAGATCAACCGGGCGCCCGCCAAGGTGCAGTCGGCGCTGCTCGAGTCGATGGAGGAGAAGCAGGTCACGCTCGGCGACACGACCTACCGGCTCGAGGAGCCGTTCATGGTCCTGGCGACCCAGAACCCGATCGAGCAGGAGGGCACCTACCCGCTCGCCGAGGCCCAGGTCGACCGCTTCATGTTGAAGCTCTCGCTGACCTACCCGACGCGCCAGGAAGAGGGCGAGATCCTCGACCGGATGCTCGTCGAGCACGAGATCGAGGTCGCCCCGGCGCTCGATCGCACGCGGCTGCTCGCCCTGCGCGAGACCGCCGACGCGATCTACCTCGACCCGAAGCTGCGCAACTACCTGCTCGACCTCGTCGCCGCCTCGCGCGACCCGAAGGCGCACGGCGCCAAGGACCTCGCCGAGCTGATCGGCTTCGGCGCTTCGCCGCGCGCCACGCTCTACCTGGCTCGCGCCGCCAAGGCGATGGCGTTCCTGCGCGGACGCGGCTTCGTCACGCCGGAAGACGTCAAGGAGCTGGCGCTCGACGTGCTGCGGCACCGCATCGTCCCGACCTACGAGGCCGAGGCCGAGAACGTCTCGACCGACGACCTGGTCCGCCGGCTCCTCGACCGCGTCGAAGTGCCCTGA
- a CDS encoding histidine kinase, producing MHPLLAHPRQLAIYLALWVPLGLLLAGTFGLTQPGPWSESLAVALPLALVYGFHCLTAWYVVRAVPATGESLGRPLATGATAAAISALGWLAAGVGWSELLAVLPRFAGAATRFRGAAALFFACGTLLYALALLLHHLMMAFERSRESERRTLEAQVLAGEAELRALKAQLDPHFLFNSLNSVSALTGSDPAAARRMCLLLAGFFRKSLKLGRTREIPLGEELYLAETYLAIEEVRFGERLRVVTDIAEDTLALAVPPLVLQPLVENAVHHGVAHLLEGGEVRLAARRRGSRLELEVENRCDPDRPPSRGAGVGLANVRARLEAIFGREATVLATPSPDRYRVQLSLPARPAPTS from the coding sequence ATGCACCCACTGCTCGCCCATCCGCGCCAACTGGCCATCTACCTGGCCCTCTGGGTCCCGCTCGGGCTGCTGCTGGCCGGCACCTTCGGGCTGACGCAGCCGGGCCCCTGGAGCGAGTCGCTGGCCGTCGCGCTGCCGCTCGCCCTGGTCTACGGCTTTCACTGCCTGACCGCCTGGTACGTCGTCCGCGCCGTGCCGGCGACGGGCGAGTCGCTCGGGCGACCGCTGGCCACCGGGGCCACCGCCGCGGCGATCTCGGCCCTCGGCTGGCTGGCAGCCGGCGTCGGCTGGAGCGAGCTGCTGGCGGTGCTGCCGCGCTTCGCCGGCGCCGCGACGCGATTCCGCGGCGCCGCGGCGCTCTTCTTCGCCTGCGGCACGCTGCTCTACGCGCTCGCCCTGCTGCTCCACCACCTGATGATGGCCTTCGAGCGCTCACGCGAGTCGGAACGCCGCACGCTCGAGGCCCAGGTGCTGGCGGGAGAGGCCGAGCTCCGCGCGCTCAAGGCGCAGCTCGATCCGCACTTCCTTTTCAACAGCCTCAATTCGGTCTCGGCACTGACCGGTTCGGACCCGGCCGCCGCACGCCGCATGTGCTTGCTGCTCGCCGGCTTCTTCCGCAAGAGCCTCAAGCTCGGGCGGACGCGCGAGATCCCGCTCGGCGAAGAGCTCTATCTCGCCGAGACCTATCTCGCCATCGAAGAGGTGCGCTTCGGCGAGCGGTTGCGCGTCGTCACCGACATCGCCGAGGACACCCTTGCGCTGGCCGTGCCGCCGCTCGTCCTCCAGCCGCTGGTCGAGAACGCCGTGCACCATGGCGTGGCGCACCTTCTCGAAGGGGGTGAGGTGCGCCTCGCGGCGCGGCGGCGCGGCAGTCGGCTCGAGCTCGAGGTCGAGAACCGCTGCGACCCCGACCGCCCGCCGTCGCGCGGCGCCGGCGTCGGCCTGGCCAACGTCCGGGCCCGTCTCGAGGCGATCTTCGGCCGCGAGGCGACGGTCCTCGCGACGCCGTCGCCCGACCGCTACCGCGTCCAGCTCAGCCTGCCGGCACGCCCGGCGCCGACGAGCTAG
- a CDS encoding VWA domain-containing protein — MPMPTPSFASPWWLIALAALPLLAWWHHRRPRHGALLASRLPVAAGTVWRLHLPFYLRLTALALTVVALARPQLGYAWEESLTEGIDIQLVLDTSGSMGAEDFQPKNRLAVAKRVMREFVAARTGDRLGLTIFGGTAMTRAPLTSDRAMLDELLAAIELNEAQDGTAIGVALANAARRLQASGAKSRVVVLVTDGMNNAGEIDPVSAAALCQGLGLRVYTIGVGRAGPVPVPVQEQDPLTGQVRTRRMLMNVEVDEKLLAEIARRTGGKFFQATDPDALRGVFAEIDRLEKTPLKVKRYVRYQEAFMPFAWGALALLALVPLVALAGWTVEP, encoded by the coding sequence ATGCCGATGCCGACGCCGAGCTTCGCCTCGCCCTGGTGGCTGATCGCCCTTGCCGCCCTGCCGTTGCTCGCCTGGTGGCACCACCGGCGCCCGCGGCACGGCGCGCTCCTCGCGAGCCGTCTGCCGGTCGCCGCCGGGACGGTCTGGCGTCTCCATCTGCCGTTCTATCTCCGGTTGACCGCGCTCGCCCTGACGGTGGTGGCGCTTGCCCGGCCGCAGCTCGGCTACGCCTGGGAAGAGAGCCTCACCGAGGGGATCGACATCCAGCTCGTCCTCGACACCTCCGGCTCGATGGGCGCCGAGGACTTCCAACCGAAGAACCGGCTGGCCGTCGCCAAGCGGGTGATGCGCGAATTCGTCGCGGCGCGGACCGGCGACCGGCTCGGCCTGACGATCTTCGGCGGCACCGCGATGACCCGCGCTCCGCTGACCAGCGATCGCGCGATGCTCGACGAGCTGCTCGCTGCGATCGAGCTCAACGAGGCCCAGGACGGCACGGCGATCGGCGTCGCGCTCGCCAACGCGGCGCGCCGCCTCCAGGCGAGCGGCGCCAAGAGCCGGGTGGTGGTGCTGGTCACCGACGGCATGAACAACGCCGGCGAGATCGACCCGGTGTCGGCCGCGGCGCTCTGCCAGGGCCTCGGCCTGCGCGTCTACACCATCGGGGTGGGACGCGCCGGACCGGTGCCGGTCCCGGTGCAGGAGCAGGATCCGCTGACCGGCCAGGTGCGGACGCGGCGCATGCTGATGAACGTCGAGGTCGACGAGAAGCTGCTCGCCGAGATCGCCCGGCGGACCGGCGGCAAGTTCTTCCAGGCGACCGATCCCGACGCGCTGCGCGGGGTGTTCGCCGAGATCGACCGGCTGGAGAAGACGCCACTCAAGGTGAAGCGCTACGTGCGCTACCAGGAGGCTTTCATGCCGTTCGCCTGGGGAGCCCTGGCGCTCCTGGCGCTGGTACCGCTCGTCGCCCTCGCCGGCTGGACGGTGGAGCCATGA
- a CDS encoding VWA domain-containing protein codes for MSFGQPQLLWLLLLAPALAALAAWIWRRRATAEAAWVARALWGRLRRGQMRPLALNVGLPALAVALLVSALARPRWGETTQTVERQGVDIVFVLDTSRSMAVADVAPTRLWVAQSMIRRFAAALPGHRVALVQAEGTGVVLSPLTTDTAVLDLLLDGVEAGSAPIPGTRLEPALERALKLFPEGGHQFRALVVLSDGEVHGESLAGIAGKLKEAGITVHAVAVGTTAGGPVPTGDATAGYKRDREGKVVVSRLEEDSLAALVKASGGTLIEARNANSDPGPIVAQIRRMETRAIDSQTVTSLGERFQWPLALALLALGLAATLSPFTAAPPRRREEES; via the coding sequence ATGAGCTTCGGCCAGCCGCAGCTTCTCTGGCTCCTGCTGCTCGCCCCGGCGCTGGCGGCGCTGGCGGCCTGGATCTGGCGCCGCCGCGCGACCGCCGAGGCGGCCTGGGTGGCACGCGCCCTCTGGGGTCGCCTGCGCCGCGGCCAGATGCGGCCCCTCGCCTTGAACGTCGGCCTGCCCGCGCTCGCCGTGGCGCTTCTCGTCTCGGCGCTCGCCCGCCCGCGCTGGGGTGAGACGACGCAAACGGTCGAGCGGCAGGGGGTCGACATCGTCTTCGTCCTCGACACGTCGCGTTCGATGGCGGTGGCCGACGTGGCCCCGACCCGCCTCTGGGTCGCCCAGTCGATGATCCGACGCTTCGCCGCGGCACTGCCCGGACACCGCGTCGCCCTGGTCCAGGCCGAGGGGACCGGTGTCGTGCTCTCCCCGCTCACCACCGACACGGCGGTGCTCGACCTGTTGCTCGATGGGGTCGAAGCCGGCTCGGCGCCGATCCCCGGCACGCGTCTCGAGCCGGCGCTCGAGCGCGCCCTGAAGCTTTTCCCGGAAGGCGGCCACCAGTTCCGCGCCCTCGTCGTGCTCTCCGACGGCGAGGTCCACGGCGAATCGCTCGCCGGCATCGCGGGCAAGCTCAAGGAGGCCGGCATCACCGTCCACGCCGTGGCGGTCGGCACGACGGCCGGCGGACCGGTGCCGACCGGCGACGCGACCGCCGGGTACAAGCGCGACCGGGAGGGCAAGGTGGTCGTCAGCCGCCTCGAGGAAGACAGCCTCGCCGCGCTGGTCAAGGCGAGCGGCGGCACCCTGATCGAGGCACGCAACGCCAACTCGGATCCGGGCCCGATCGTCGCGCAGATCCGCCGGATGGAGACCCGGGCGATCGACTCGCAGACCGTGACGTCGCTCGGCGAGAGGTTCCAGTGGCCGCTGGCGCTCGCCTTGCTGGCCCTCGGGCTCGCCGCGACGCTCTCACCGTTCACCGCCGCGCCGCCGCGGCGCCGGGAGGAGGAGTCTTGA
- the rsmA gene encoding ribosomal RNA small subunit methyltransferase A → MKPVSRSGTAGRPARRKALGQHHLRSGSLCEPLVEFLEPAGHRIVEIGPGGGVLTRELLANGARVSAWELDLAWAAHTSRLLGRDAVQMVVGDALDLPWEGLPAGTRVCGNLPYAVGTAIVSAMLARATAVDRAAFLLQLEVVERLAAAPGSKAYGALSVLTAARAEVSILGRLGPKAFVPPPKVDSAFVGLRRRPAPLPEPEMAGLTDVVFAAFAQRRKTLRNSLSAKWGRDVAESALAAAHISPELRAERLGLAEFVELAIALGKR, encoded by the coding sequence GTGAAGCCCGTTTCCAGGTCCGGCACCGCCGGCCGACCGGCCCGCCGCAAGGCGCTCGGCCAGCACCATCTCCGTTCGGGGTCGCTCTGCGAGCCGCTCGTCGAGTTCCTCGAGCCGGCGGGCCACAGGATCGTCGAGATCGGCCCCGGCGGCGGCGTGCTCACGCGCGAGCTGCTCGCGAACGGCGCCCGCGTCTCGGCCTGGGAGCTCGATCTGGCCTGGGCCGCTCATACGTCGAGGCTGCTCGGTCGCGACGCCGTGCAGATGGTCGTCGGCGACGCGCTCGATCTCCCCTGGGAGGGCCTGCCGGCAGGGACGCGGGTCTGCGGCAATCTTCCCTACGCGGTGGGCACGGCGATCGTCAGCGCGATGCTTGCCCGCGCCACCGCGGTCGATCGCGCCGCGTTCCTCCTCCAGCTCGAGGTCGTCGAGCGTCTCGCCGCCGCGCCGGGCAGCAAGGCCTACGGTGCGCTCTCGGTGCTCACCGCCGCACGCGCGGAGGTCTCGATTCTCGGCCGCCTCGGCCCGAAGGCCTTCGTGCCGCCGCCGAAGGTCGACAGCGCCTTCGTCGGTCTCCGCCGTCGCCCGGCCCCGCTCCCCGAGCCCGAGATGGCCGGCCTGACCGACGTCGTCTTCGCCGCCTTCGCCCAGCGCCGCAAGACCCTCCGCAACTCCCTCTCCGCCAAGTGGGGCCGCGACGTCGCCGAGTCCGCCCTCGCCGCCGCGCACATCTCTCCCGAGCTGCGGGCCGAACGCCTTGGTCTCGCGGAGTTCGTGGAGCTGGCAATCGCGCTCGGGAAGCGGTGA
- a CDS encoding DUF58 domain-containing protein: MLDRLWRRAPEPPPPPGGTLLPADLLRRVRRIEISTRRLIDQGVAGDYHSVFRGRGMEFSEVRPYQPGDDVRDIDWNVTARMGQPYVKQFVEERDLTVFLALDVSGSLGFGSRAILKRELAAEVSALLAFAALANHDRVGAALMSDRLELYLRPARRRNQVLRLVRDVLGRPAHGGTDLDLGLRAALANLRQRAVVFLVSDFIAPLPSGAMKLAASRHDLVVVEVVDPRDLAMPASGPVLLEDAETGGLAVVSPRRAGRALAVRETARREALRRLTRQLGVDHLELRTDRPYLPALVSFFAARRRRLSR, translated from the coding sequence GTGCTCGATCGCCTCTGGCGCCGGGCGCCGGAGCCGCCGCCGCCCCCGGGCGGCACGCTCCTGCCCGCCGACCTGCTCCGCCGCGTGCGGCGGATCGAGATCTCCACCCGACGCCTGATCGACCAGGGCGTGGCCGGGGACTACCACTCGGTCTTCCGCGGACGCGGGATGGAGTTCTCCGAGGTCCGCCCGTACCAGCCCGGCGACGACGTGCGCGACATCGACTGGAACGTCACCGCACGCATGGGGCAGCCCTACGTCAAGCAGTTCGTCGAGGAGCGCGACCTGACGGTCTTCCTCGCCCTCGACGTCTCGGGCAGCCTCGGCTTCGGCTCGCGGGCGATCCTCAAGCGCGAGCTCGCCGCCGAGGTGTCGGCGCTGCTCGCCTTCGCCGCCCTGGCGAATCACGATCGCGTCGGCGCGGCGCTGATGTCGGACCGCCTCGAGCTCTATCTCCGTCCGGCGCGCCGTCGCAATCAGGTCCTGCGGCTGGTGCGCGACGTGCTCGGTCGCCCGGCGCACGGCGGCACCGACCTCGACCTCGGCCTGCGCGCCGCGCTCGCCAACCTGCGGCAGCGCGCCGTCGTCTTCCTCGTCTCCGACTTCATCGCTCCGCTGCCGAGCGGCGCGATGAAGCTCGCCGCCTCGCGACACGACCTGGTGGTGGTCGAGGTCGTCGACCCGCGCGACCTCGCGATGCCGGCGAGCGGTCCCGTCTTGCTCGAGGACGCCGAGACCGGCGGCCTTGCCGTGGTTTCGCCGCGCCGCGCCGGTCGCGCGCTCGCCGTGCGCGAGACGGCACGGCGCGAAGCGCTGCGGCGCCTGACCCGGCAGCTCGGCGTCGACCATCTCGAGTTGCGCACCGACCGCCCCTACCTGCCGGCGCTCGTCTCCTTCTTCGCCGCCCGCCGGCGGAGGCTCTCGCGATGA